One segment of Leptospira langatensis DNA contains the following:
- a CDS encoding nucleotide pyrophosphohydrolase produces the protein MTFEEAQKAVDDWIQTIGVKYFSELTNLAILMEEVGEFARLVARKYGDQSFKKGEDPDALPKEFGDILFVLICLANQMGISMEEALRATLEKNTSRDKDRHKNNPKLQEP, from the coding sequence ATGACCTTTGAAGAGGCTCAAAAGGCTGTAGACGATTGGATCCAAACGATCGGAGTGAAATATTTCTCCGAACTCACCAATCTAGCCATCTTGATGGAAGAAGTGGGAGAATTTGCTCGCTTAGTCGCTCGCAAGTATGGAGATCAATCCTTTAAGAAAGGAGAAGATCCGGACGCATTGCCCAAAGAATTCGGGGATATCTTGTTTGTATTGATCTGTCTTGCAAATCAAATGGGGATCTCTATGGAAGAAGCGCTTCGTGCAACCTTAGAAAAGAACACAAGCAGAGACAAGGACAGACATAAGAATAACCCAAAGTTGCAAGAACCTTAA
- a CDS encoding MBOAT family O-acyltransferase, translating to MIFTSTLFFLFFLVVYICYWLWEDRKYREWILMIGSLVFYASWNPPFLLHLLGIVLLNYLFLKPILRTKSKKLLWIIVSLDLINLGIFKYFYFFTDNLFYVTHWSVFDTSTMTFRIILPLAISFYTFQVMAYVIDVYRGKVEEIPSFFHFTLFLLFFPQLVAGPIMRSRDFFPRLDHIRIHKTAIYTGLFLIGLGACKKILIADNLGSLIDPVFMRPKEYGSLSMLLASIGFSWQVYSDFSGYTDVARGCALLFGFNIPRNFNAPFFSRNIHELWRKWHITLGSWLKDYIYIPLGGSKVSEVRTNMNQTITFALGGLWHGANWTFLAWGLAHGLFLAVERFLERKEIKILPENGKFFTGVRILWTYALFVLAAVFFRCFTIQDSMYFFKSWFYSPISEQTNTLSFNLVLPYLLGGLLFHAAEAPKNYPLWFHRNRVKLLIAFVIIGALIFGNYAGKGQDFIYFAF from the coding sequence ATGATATTCACATCCACACTCTTCTTTCTTTTCTTTCTAGTAGTTTATATCTGTTATTGGCTTTGGGAAGATCGCAAGTACAGAGAATGGATCCTGATGATCGGCTCCCTGGTCTTCTATGCATCCTGGAACCCGCCCTTCTTATTGCATCTTTTGGGTATCGTACTTCTTAATTACTTATTCTTAAAGCCGATCCTTCGCACCAAGAGCAAGAAACTTCTATGGATCATAGTTTCTCTGGATCTGATCAATCTGGGGATCTTTAAGTATTTCTATTTCTTTACTGATAATTTGTTCTACGTTACCCATTGGTCCGTTTTCGACACGAGCACTATGACGTTTCGGATCATTCTTCCTCTTGCCATCAGCTTTTACACCTTCCAGGTCATGGCCTACGTGATAGATGTTTATAGAGGCAAGGTAGAGGAGATCCCGAGCTTCTTCCATTTTACTTTGTTCTTGCTCTTCTTTCCGCAGTTAGTCGCAGGTCCGATCATGAGATCCAGGGATTTCTTTCCTAGACTAGATCATATAAGGATCCATAAAACGGCGATCTATACGGGACTATTCCTGATCGGTCTCGGAGCTTGTAAGAAGATCCTGATCGCAGACAATCTGGGTTCTTTAATCGATCCTGTCTTTATGAGACCGAAAGAATACGGAAGCCTTTCCATGCTCTTGGCCTCCATCGGATTTTCTTGGCAGGTGTATTCCGATTTCTCCGGGTATACGGATGTGGCCAGAGGTTGCGCTTTATTATTCGGATTTAATATACCTAGGAACTTCAACGCTCCCTTCTTCAGCAGGAATATACATGAGCTTTGGAGAAAATGGCATATTACCCTGGGGAGTTGGCTCAAGGATTATATCTATATTCCTTTGGGAGGGAGTAAGGTCTCCGAAGTCCGTACAAACATGAATCAAACGATCACTTTTGCGTTAGGCGGGCTTTGGCACGGGGCGAACTGGACTTTCTTGGCTTGGGGACTCGCTCATGGATTGTTTCTCGCAGTAGAAAGGTTCTTGGAAAGGAAAGAGATCAAGATCCTTCCGGAAAACGGGAAGTTCTTCACAGGGGTCCGTATCCTTTGGACCTATGCTCTCTTTGTGTTGGCTGCAGTGTTCTTTCGGTGCTTTACGATCCAAGATTCCATGTATTTCTTTAAGAGTTGGTTCTATTCTCCCATCTCCGAACAGACTAATACACTTTCCTTCAACCTGGTCCTTCCTTATTTGTTAGGCGGGCTCCTATTCCATGCCGCGGAAGCTCCTAAGAACTACCCTCTTTGGTTCCATAGGAATCGGGTAAAACTTTTGATTGCATTCGTCATTATTGGGGCTTTGATATTCGGTAATTATGCCGGAAAAGGCCAGGACTTCATTTACTTCGCTTTCTGA
- a CDS encoding DUF1574 family protein, whose product MKTSRVPFLKRKILWIPLGIAVLVLAWDRILSSEFVRPYTESGAEYYFYNMKDRVLNTMKKETDAKKPEQKTLTFFGTSHMGEFSLTEFEKNSPGLIVYNLSGPSAPYSFHNFTLEKLISKKIPLDYAILEYYPDSGTDFANRYPLRYSYDLPFFLRYWNIFSTNEWDSFLKARVFRTSVFPPRFKEAFARLKNPFEVKKLLYIRNILINESDKFKGGIPNTLLANTPEDQLGSESDRIFNESYKNYRSSKVQEFFLRNFLETSRKNGIKVVLWTPLLYSKFSDKVRSAAFFQEWIRMRDSLVKEYPETLVLDMEDYRDKMKCQKFIDPHHLSGGCYAEPTRYLIEFLQEKGNLPKP is encoded by the coding sequence ATGAAAACCAGCAGAGTTCCATTCTTAAAACGTAAAATACTTTGGATCCCTCTTGGCATCGCCGTGTTGGTCCTGGCCTGGGATAGGATCCTTTCTTCGGAGTTCGTTCGACCTTATACGGAAAGCGGAGCCGAATACTATTTTTATAATATGAAAGACCGGGTCCTGAACACGATGAAGAAGGAGACGGATGCCAAAAAGCCGGAGCAAAAAACTCTGACCTTCTTCGGGACCTCTCATATGGGCGAATTTTCCCTGACTGAATTCGAAAAGAATAGTCCCGGATTGATCGTTTATAATCTATCCGGACCTTCCGCTCCTTATTCCTTTCATAATTTCACTTTGGAAAAATTGATCTCTAAGAAAATCCCATTGGACTACGCGATCCTGGAATACTATCCGGATTCTGGGACAGACTTTGCGAATCGCTATCCTCTCAGATACTCTTACGATCTTCCATTCTTCTTGCGATATTGGAATATTTTCTCCACGAATGAATGGGACAGTTTCCTAAAGGCAAGAGTCTTCAGGACTTCCGTTTTCCCTCCTAGATTCAAAGAAGCGTTTGCTAGGCTTAAGAACCCTTTCGAGGTCAAAAAACTATTATATATTCGTAATATTCTGATCAATGAATCTGACAAGTTCAAGGGCGGGATCCCCAATACACTTCTCGCAAACACCCCGGAAGACCAATTGGGCTCCGAATCCGATCGGATCTTTAACGAGTCATACAAGAATTATAGAAGTTCCAAGGTCCAGGAATTCTTCCTCAGGAATTTCTTAGAGACCTCTCGTAAGAATGGGATCAAGGTAGTTCTCTGGACTCCATTGCTATATTCCAAATTTTCCGATAAGGTACGGTCCGCCGCCTTCTTCCAGGAATGGATCCGAATGAGGGACTCTCTCGTAAAAGAATATCCGGAGACTTTAGTCTTGGATATGGAAGACTATAGAGACAAGATGAAATGTCAAAAATTCATCGACCCGCATCATCTAAGCGGTGGATGTTATGCGGAACCCACTCGTTATCTGATAGAGTTCCTGCAAGAAAAAGGAAATCTTCCTAAGCCATGA
- a CDS encoding ubiquinone/menaquinone biosynthesis methyltransferase, with protein sequence MPSQETKASFVRENFDKIASKYDRFNDWNSFFLHRAWKNRMVREIEKEVQGPIRVLDLCCGTGDISVRLERSPRVESLLSLDFSEKMLAVAQNRLQIPIQNGRAKVEIGDATHLSNVPSESLDAVSIGFGLRNVNHLDKALSEILRVLKPGGVFANLDVGKVKNPIIRWFANFYFFRIVPIFGYILWGGKNDMFDYLPVSSLYYPDQESLKQKLGALGFEKVRYTNFVFGNAVLHIAKKPILS encoded by the coding sequence ATGCCTTCTCAAGAAACGAAGGCAAGCTTCGTCCGAGAAAACTTCGATAAGATCGCAAGTAAGTACGATCGATTCAACGATTGGAATAGCTTCTTCCTACACCGAGCTTGGAAAAACAGAATGGTTCGGGAGATTGAGAAAGAAGTCCAAGGTCCCATCCGAGTTCTGGATCTTTGCTGCGGCACGGGAGATATCTCGGTTCGTTTGGAAAGATCGCCCAGGGTTGAATCCTTATTGAGCCTGGACTTCTCCGAAAAAATGCTAGCAGTCGCTCAGAATAGACTGCAGATCCCGATCCAAAATGGAAGAGCCAAGGTCGAGATCGGGGATGCCACCCATCTTTCTAATGTACCAAGCGAAAGTCTGGACGCGGTCAGTATCGGGTTTGGACTTAGAAATGTGAACCATTTGGACAAAGCCTTGTCGGAGATACTACGAGTTTTAAAACCCGGCGGTGTCTTTGCAAATCTGGACGTGGGAAAGGTAAAAAACCCGATCATTCGATGGTTTGCGAATTTCTATTTCTTTCGGATCGTGCCAATATTCGGTTATATTCTCTGGGGAGGGAAGAACGATATGTTCGATTACCTTCCCGTATCTTCCCTCTATTATCCGGACCAAGAGAGCCTAAAACAAAAACTAGGTGCCTTAGGCTTTGAGAAGGTGCGTTATACCAATTTTGTGTTCGGAAACGCAGTCTTACATATTGCAAAAAAGCCCATTCTATCGTAG
- a CDS encoding SGNH/GDSL hydrolase family protein — MSPYLQLIRQKKFWVPVLIFLCFDLCLQTGIYRPYLKKGSFAANVVRNTEYILEKKPVFEPTILVLGTSVAYQGLSLETLNKALEPYGEKVQSLAMEGTELVVQDSLIRNLLPKFPKVHTVLHILEISTPWVDQELLQIHTLAMLGELDRRIAFPIIFDFNYKVKYDDIGFLTFKSIAYRRDIRDFLLDPSKRLKDIGRRRKEPRLTPWPHENTNLPSISMYPEVKDIASCIKITNPNNGRPAPEGSDQFHKKAIWDTCDLARTNSKDITRTKRALNYFHRLEILHGDIRRIGKENGHEIKIIGVIAPYSELIKDWRNPERNRIWQEEIQKIHPDTVLLDYQDSLDGANNGDYYYDLIHLNKAGMHKFSDIFAADLPSILGIGQKKAK, encoded by the coding sequence GTGAGTCCTTATCTTCAATTGATACGACAAAAAAAGTTTTGGGTACCGGTCCTCATATTCTTATGTTTCGACCTTTGCCTCCAGACAGGGATCTATAGGCCTTATCTGAAGAAGGGATCTTTTGCAGCGAATGTTGTGCGGAATACGGAATACATTCTGGAGAAGAAGCCGGTATTCGAACCGACTATCCTGGTGCTCGGCACGTCCGTCGCCTACCAAGGTCTTTCTCTGGAGACTTTGAACAAGGCATTAGAGCCTTATGGGGAGAAGGTCCAATCTCTTGCAATGGAAGGGACCGAGCTAGTAGTGCAGGATTCTCTTATCCGGAACCTTCTTCCAAAATTCCCAAAAGTGCATACAGTGCTCCATATTCTGGAGATCTCCACTCCTTGGGTGGACCAAGAGTTATTGCAGATCCATACTCTTGCAATGTTAGGAGAATTGGATCGAAGAATTGCATTCCCGATAATATTCGATTTTAATTATAAAGTTAAGTATGATGATATCGGTTTTTTGACCTTTAAGAGCATCGCCTATCGCAGGGACATCCGTGATTTTCTACTCGATCCGTCCAAACGCCTTAAGGACATCGGAAGAAGAAGGAAGGAACCTCGCCTGACTCCTTGGCCTCACGAGAATACGAATCTTCCGAGCATCAGTATGTATCCGGAAGTGAAAGATATCGCTTCTTGCATTAAGATCACTAACCCGAATAACGGACGTCCTGCTCCCGAAGGTTCGGATCAATTCCATAAGAAGGCGATCTGGGATACTTGCGATCTAGCAAGGACGAATTCAAAAGACATCACAAGAACGAAACGAGCTCTTAATTATTTCCATAGATTAGAAATACTTCATGGAGATATTCGCCGGATAGGAAAGGAAAACGGACATGAGATCAAGATCATCGGTGTGATCGCTCCCTATAGCGAGCTGATCAAGGATTGGAGAAATCCGGAAAGAAACCGGATCTGGCAAGAAGAGATCCAAAAGATCCATCCGGATACGGTTCTATTGGACTATCAGGATAGTTTAGACGGCGCGAATAACGGAGATTATTACTACGACCTGATCCATTTAAATAAGGCGGGTATGCATAAGTTCTCGGATATCTTTGCAGCCGATCTGCCTTCCATTCTAGGCATAGGACAGAAGAAAGCAAAATGA
- a CDS encoding MotA/TolQ/ExbB proton channel family protein, which produces MSGNFLHGWDWVSTLIGLLSVWNLGTFLHVWSILPKRRKSLLTDFLETKDVSIWEEKLSAVLFPIETKLSWIKHLASIATMLGLLGTVLGISEAFSSLQAAGTVSLDAFAGGIKLALVTTILGLSVAIPSLFAYQFLKHRVLDLEREALSWLKIPPTDSI; this is translated from the coding sequence ATGAGTGGGAATTTTTTGCATGGATGGGATTGGGTCTCCACCTTGATCGGGCTTCTATCCGTTTGGAATCTTGGGACTTTTTTGCATGTTTGGAGCATTCTCCCAAAGAGAAGAAAGTCCCTGCTCACAGATTTTTTAGAAACGAAAGACGTTTCGATTTGGGAAGAGAAACTGTCCGCAGTCTTGTTCCCGATAGAAACAAAGCTTTCTTGGATCAAACATCTAGCGAGTATCGCCACCATGCTGGGATTGCTAGGTACCGTGCTCGGGATCTCCGAAGCGTTTTCTTCTTTGCAAGCTGCAGGAACAGTGAGCCTGGATGCGTTTGCCGGTGGGATCAAACTCGCACTAGTGACTACGATCCTAGGATTGTCAGTAGCCATTCCTTCCTTATTTGCATATCAATTCTTGAAACATAGGGTTTTGGATCTGGAAAGAGAAGCCCTTTCCTGGTTGAAGATCCCTCCCACGGATTCTATATGA
- a CDS encoding ExbD/TolR family protein, producing the protein MRKSLLKDEDVGIDLTSFIDVVFILLIFVMLAVSFRKEIRSIPLELPKIGQGEDPKGERVEFALLGEGQFSLNGERFDKAGIESKLRSGFVKGKEVRFFAGESASYGETVRTLDLLRRSGTSSLELAVQGAK; encoded by the coding sequence ATGAGAAAATCCTTATTAAAGGACGAAGATGTCGGGATCGATCTTACTAGCTTCATCGATGTAGTTTTCATTCTTCTTATTTTCGTAATGCTTGCCGTGAGTTTCCGAAAAGAGATCCGCTCCATTCCATTGGAGCTCCCTAAGATAGGCCAAGGAGAAGATCCCAAAGGAGAAAGGGTGGAATTCGCCTTATTGGGAGAAGGACAATTCTCGCTGAACGGAGAAAGATTCGATAAAGCCGGAATAGAATCTAAGCTCAGATCGGGATTCGTGAAAGGGAAAGAGGTCCGATTCTTTGCGGGAGAATCCGCAAGTTATGGAGAAACCGTGAGAACTTTGGATCTGCTTAGGAGATCGGGGACTTCTTCCTTAGAGCTTGCAGTGCAAGGAGCAAAGTAA